A window of Jannaschia sp. M317 contains these coding sequences:
- a CDS encoding Gfo/Idh/MocA family protein has product MKLKWGMIGGGEGSQIGPAHRLGAGLDGLFDFAAGAMDHRAEAGIDYGRRLGLGDRAYGSWQDMLAGEQARDDRVDLVTVATPNSTHYEITKAFLEAGFHVLCEKPMTMSVEEGEDIVRTAQATGRICAVNYGYTGYSLVRHMRAMVARGDLGAIRLVKAEFAHGHHADAADADNPRVRWRYDPAQAGVSAQFADCGIHAMHMASFVTGQEVTKLSADTVSCLPSRVLEDDAMVNFRMDGGAVGRLWTSSVAIGRQHGLGIQVFGEKGGLRWSQEQPNQLYWMPLGGRLQVIERGEGNLSPEADRTSRVTVGHAEGMPLAFANIYKDLAEAIAAQKEGRAMDAAADLYPRAEDGLRSMAAVEAVAASGQQDGIWLDARPPMFR; this is encoded by the coding sequence ATGAAGCTGAAATGGGGCATGATCGGCGGCGGCGAAGGCAGCCAGATCGGACCGGCGCACCGTCTGGGCGCGGGGTTGGACGGGCTGTTCGACTTTGCCGCCGGGGCGATGGATCACCGGGCCGAGGCAGGCATCGACTATGGCCGTCGGTTGGGTCTGGGCGACCGGGCCTATGGCAGCTGGCAGGACATGCTGGCGGGCGAACAGGCGCGCGATGACCGGGTCGATCTGGTCACCGTGGCCACGCCCAATTCCACGCATTACGAGATCACCAAGGCCTTTCTGGAGGCCGGTTTCCACGTGCTTTGCGAAAAGCCGATGACCATGTCGGTGGAGGAAGGCGAGGACATCGTCCGCACCGCGCAGGCGACGGGCCGCATCTGTGCGGTCAACTATGGCTACACCGGCTATTCGCTGGTCCGTCACATGCGGGCGATGGTGGCGCGGGGCGATCTGGGCGCAATCCGGTTGGTCAAGGCAGAGTTCGCCCATGGCCACCACGCCGACGCCGCCGACGCCGACAACCCGCGCGTGCGCTGGCGCTATGACCCCGCGCAGGCGGGCGTGTCGGCGCAGTTCGCGGATTGCGGCATCCACGCGATGCACATGGCCAGTTTCGTGACCGGGCAGGAGGTGACGAAGCTTTCCGCCGATACCGTGTCCTGTCTGCCGTCGCGGGTTCTGGAGGATGACGCGATGGTCAACTTCCGCATGGATGGGGGCGCGGTCGGGCGGCTTTGGACATCGTCGGTGGCAATCGGGCGGCAGCACGGGCTGGGCATCCAGGTGTTCGGCGAAAAGGGCGGTCTGCGCTGGTCGCAGGAGCAGCCGAACCAGCTGTATTGGATGCCCTTGGGCGGGCGGTTGCAGGTGATCGAGCGGGGCGAGGGCAACCTGTCGCCCGAGGCCGACCGCACCAGTCGGGTGACCGTGGGCCACGCCGAAGGCATGCCGTTGGCCTTCGCCAATATCTACAAGGATCTGGCCGAGGCGATTGCGGCCCAGAAAGAGGGGCGCGCGATGGATGCGGCGGCGGATCTCTACCCTCGGGCCGAGGATGGTTTGCGCTCGATGGCGGCGGTGGAGGCGGTCGCGGCCTCCGGCCAGCAGGACGGGATCTGGCTGGACGCGCGCCCGCCGATGTTCCGCTAG
- a CDS encoding sugar phosphate isomerase/epimerase: MTIRIGNAPCSWGIEFPSDPAYPHWTSVLDQCAAAGYNGIELGPIGYMPEDPAILAPELAQRGLEIIGGVVFRAFHDPTKWDDVMDASIRTCRALKAHGAEHLVLIDSISPRRAATAGRAAEAEQMDATEWAAFRDRIATIARMGAEDYGLTVGIHAHAGGFLDFEPELERLLDEIDDRILKICFDTGHHSYAGFDPVAFMDRHMDRISYMHFKDIDPKVKARVVANRTDFYKACGQGIFCNLGEGDVDFPAVRQRLLDAGFSGWCTVEQDMDPSQPGTPLEDARANRAYLQSIGF; this comes from the coding sequence ATGACCATCAGAATCGGCAACGCCCCCTGTTCCTGGGGCATCGAATTTCCCAGCGATCCCGCCTATCCGCACTGGACCTCGGTGCTCGATCAATGCGCGGCGGCGGGGTACAACGGGATCGAGCTGGGCCCCATCGGCTACATGCCCGAAGACCCCGCGATCCTGGCCCCCGAACTGGCCCAGCGGGGGTTGGAGATCATCGGCGGTGTGGTGTTCCGCGCCTTCCACGATCCCACAAAATGGGACGATGTGATGGATGCCAGCATCCGCACCTGCCGCGCGCTCAAGGCGCATGGGGCGGAGCATCTGGTCTTGATCGACAGCATCTCGCCCCGCCGCGCCGCCACGGCGGGCCGCGCCGCCGAGGCCGAGCAGATGGACGCCACTGAGTGGGCCGCCTTTCGCGACCGCATCGCCACCATCGCGCGTATGGGGGCCGAGGACTACGGCCTGACCGTGGGCATTCACGCCCACGCGGGCGGATTCCTCGACTTCGAGCCGGAGTTGGAACGCCTGCTGGACGAGATCGACGACCGCATCCTGAAGATCTGTTTCGACACCGGGCACCATTCCTATGCGGGGTTCGATCCCGTGGCGTTCATGGACCGGCACATGGACCGGATTTCCTACATGCACTTCAAGGACATCGACCCGAAGGTGAAGGCCCGTGTCGTCGCCAACCGCACCGATTTCTACAAGGCCTGCGGGCAGGGCATCTTCTGCAATCTGGGCGAGGGGGACGTCGATTTCCCCGCCGTGCGGCAGCGGCTGCTGGACGCGGGGTTCAGCGGGTGGTGCACCGTCGAGCAGGACATGGATCCAAGCCAGCCGGGCACGCCCTTGGAAGACGCGCGGGCGAACCGCGCATACCTGCAATCCATCGGATTTTGA
- a CDS encoding HAD family phosphatase gives MSVPKAVIFDIGNVLIEWQPERYYDRIIGEARRREMFAAVDLHGMNDRVDRGEGFREVIYEVAEATPAFADEIRMWHDNWLDLATPAIDRSVRMMRALRTRGVPVHALTNFGVGTFDLALTRYDFLSEFDQAFVSGHMKVIKPEARIYEMLEDATGLSGGDLLFTDDRADNIAAAQARGWRTHLFEGPDGWARRLVAEGLLSEAEAA, from the coding sequence ATGAGCGTGCCGAAGGCCGTCATCTTCGACATCGGCAACGTCCTGATCGAATGGCAACCGGAACGGTATTACGACCGCATCATCGGCGAGGCCCGCCGCCGCGAGATGTTCGCGGCCGTCGACCTGCACGGCATGAACGACCGGGTCGACCGCGGCGAAGGCTTCCGCGAGGTGATCTACGAGGTGGCCGAGGCGACGCCCGCCTTTGCCGATGAAATCCGCATGTGGCATGACAACTGGCTGGATCTGGCCACCCCTGCCATCGACCGGTCCGTCAGGATGATGCGGGCGCTGCGGACACGGGGCGTGCCGGTTCATGCCCTGACGAACTTTGGCGTCGGCACCTTCGATCTGGCGCTGACCCGCTATGATTTCCTGTCGGAATTCGATCAGGCGTTCGTTTCCGGCCACATGAAGGTCATCAAGCCCGAGGCCCGCATCTATGAAATGCTGGAGGACGCAACCGGCCTGAGCGGTGGGGACCTGCTGTTTACCGACGACCGCGCCGACAACATTGCCGCCGCCCAGGCGCGGGGCTGGCGGACGCATCTGTTCGAAGGACCTGACGGCTGGGCCAGGCGGCTGGTGGCCGAGGGACTGCTGTCTGAGGCAGAGGCGGCATGA
- a CDS encoding ABC transporter permease: protein MADTPQAVLDERLKEISPLRRALIRPELGGIIGTIAVFTFFALLAYDSGMFNAQGVMNWSTVSAQFMIIAVGACLLMIAGEFDLSVGSMIGFAGMMIAIFGVTLGWPMWIAILITFAICTAFGALNGYIVVRTGLPSFIVTLATLFILRGFTIFIPQTVERKTIIGGIREAAEGDWLAPVFGGKILTGLFQWFGDIGLIDTFTRGNREGQPVVDGIPMLIVWAIVLIVFGHLLLTRTRFGNWIFAAGGDAQAARYAGVPVNTVKIAMFMFTAFCATVFAVCQVMEFGSAGADRGLLKEFEAIIAVVIGGALLTGGYGSVIGAALGALIFGVVQQGLFFANVESSLFRVFLGVILLLAVILNTYIRRLITGER from the coding sequence ATGGCTGACACGCCACAGGCGGTGCTCGATGAGCGCCTGAAGGAAATCTCGCCGCTGCGCCGCGCGCTGATCCGGCCCGAGCTGGGGGGCATCATCGGCACCATCGCGGTGTTCACCTTCTTTGCGTTGCTCGCCTACGACAGCGGCATGTTCAACGCCCAGGGGGTGATGAACTGGTCCACCGTCTCGGCGCAGTTCATGATCATCGCGGTCGGGGCCTGCCTGCTGATGATCGCGGGCGAATTCGACCTGTCGGTCGGGTCGATGATCGGGTTCGCCGGCATGATGATCGCCATCTTCGGCGTGACGCTGGGCTGGCCCATGTGGATTGCCATCCTGATCACCTTCGCCATCTGCACGGCCTTCGGCGCGCTGAACGGCTACATCGTCGTGCGCACCGGGCTGCCCAGCTTCATCGTGACGCTGGCCACGCTGTTCATCCTGCGCGGCTTTACCATCTTCATTCCCCAGACGGTCGAGCGGAAGACCATCATCGGCGGCATCCGGGAGGCGGCCGAGGGCGACTGGCTGGCCCCGGTATTCGGCGGCAAGATTCTGACCGGGCTGTTCCAGTGGTTCGGGGACATCGGGTTGATCGACACCTTCACGCGCGGCAACCGCGAAGGGCAGCCCGTCGTCGACGGCATCCCCATGCTGATCGTCTGGGCCATCGTGCTGATCGTGTTCGGCCATCTGCTGTTGACGCGAACCCGGTTCGGCAACTGGATTTTCGCGGCGGGCGGCGATGCGCAGGCGGCGCGCTATGCGGGTGTGCCCGTCAATACGGTCAAGATCGCCATGTTCATGTTCACCGCCTTCTGCGCGACGGTCTTTGCCGTCTGCCAGGTGATGGAGTTCGGATCGGCTGGGGCGGACCGCGGTCTGCTCAAGGAATTCGAGGCGATCATCGCCGTGGTCATCGGCGGCGCGCTTTTGACCGGGGGTTACGGGTCCGTCATCGGGGCGGCGCTGGGGGCGCTGATCTTCGGGGTGGTGCAGCAGGGCCTGTTCTTCGCCAATGTCGAGAGCTCTCTCTTTCGGGTGTTCCTGGGCGTCATCCTGCTGCTGGCGGTGATCCTGAACACCTACATCCGCCGCCTGATTACGGGAGAACGCTGA
- a CDS encoding sugar ABC transporter substrate-binding protein — protein sequence MVAVADGHGDDLKYILVSHAPDSDSWWNTIKNGIALAGEQMDVSVEYRNPPTGDLADMARIIEQAAASQPDGIITTLADFDVLSGPIRAAVDQGIDVIIMNSGTPEQVRDVGALMFVGQPEYDAGLAAGLRAKGDGVGSFVCVNHVISNTVVAERCRGFADGLGVELGDSMIDSGQDPAEIKNRVTAYLTANPETDAILTLGPTSADPTILAVKDMGLDGDIYFGTFDLGTEIVNGIKDGTINWGIDQQPFLQAYLPVVVLTNYDRYGVLPGNNINSGPGFVTKDALGKVEEFAGEFR from the coding sequence ATGGTGGCGGTTGCGGATGGTCACGGCGATGACCTGAAATACATCCTGGTCAGCCATGCCCCCGACAGCGACAGCTGGTGGAACACGATCAAGAACGGCATCGCGCTGGCGGGCGAGCAGATGGACGTCTCGGTCGAGTATCGCAATCCGCCGACCGGCGATCTGGCCGACATGGCCCGCATCATCGAACAGGCCGCCGCCTCGCAGCCCGATGGCATCATCACCACGCTGGCCGATTTCGACGTGTTGTCCGGCCCGATCCGGGCCGCCGTCGATCAGGGGATCGACGTGATCATCATGAACTCCGGCACGCCGGAGCAGGTCCGCGACGTGGGCGCCCTGATGTTCGTGGGCCAGCCCGAGTATGACGCGGGCCTCGCCGCCGGTCTGCGGGCCAAGGGCGACGGCGTCGGCAGCTTCGTCTGCGTCAACCACGTCATTTCAAACACCGTGGTGGCCGAACGCTGCCGTGGCTTTGCCGACGGTCTGGGCGTGGAGCTGGGCGACAGCATGATCGATTCGGGTCAGGACCCGGCCGAGATCAAGAACCGCGTCACCGCCTATCTGACCGCCAACCCGGAAACGGATGCGATCCTGACGCTGGGCCCGACCTCTGCCGATCCGACGATCCTTGCGGTCAAGGACATGGGTCTGGATGGCGACATCTATTTTGGCACCTTCGATCTGGGCACGGAAATCGTGAACGGCATCAAGGACGGCACAATCAACTGGGGCATCGACCAGCAGCCGTTCCTGCAGGCCTATCTGCCGGTCGTCGTTCTGACGAACTACGATCGCTATGGCGTGCTGCCGGGCAACAACATCAACTCTGGCCCCGGTTTCGTCACCAAGGATGCGCTGGGCAAGGTCGAAGAGTTCGCGGGCGAGTTCCGCTGA
- a CDS encoding ornithine cyclodeaminase family protein gives MSARIIGPDAESALDWLALTRALAAGHRLPRAEVRDSFLYRGDDTILSRAAWIDGLGALVKTATIFPGNPAAGKPTVGGAVSVFDDTDGSLAAMLDFALVTKWKTAGDSLLAATRLARPDSRRILIVGAGTVAASLHEAYAAAFPQARFAVWSRTPATARAFAEARGIEHAPDLATAVPEADIVTCATMSTTPLLRGDWLRPGQHIDLIGAYRPDMREADDAVLRRATIHVDSRDTTLDHIGELKIPLAAGVIARDAVRADYYDANGMQRTSQEEITLFKNGGGAHLDLMTARYIIDTAG, from the coding sequence ATGAGCGCCCGTATCATAGGACCGGACGCAGAAAGCGCGCTGGACTGGCTGGCCCTGACCCGCGCGTTGGCGGCGGGGCACCGGCTGCCACGGGCCGAGGTGCGGGACAGTTTTCTCTATCGCGGCGACGACACGATCCTGTCCCGTGCAGCCTGGATCGACGGGCTGGGCGCATTGGTCAAGACGGCGACGATCTTTCCGGGCAACCCGGCGGCGGGCAAACCGACCGTCGGCGGGGCCGTGTCTGTTTTCGACGATACCGACGGGTCGCTGGCGGCGATGCTGGATTTCGCCCTTGTGACCAAATGGAAGACCGCGGGCGACAGCCTGTTGGCAGCCACGCGGCTGGCGCGCCCCGACAGCCGCCGCATCCTGATCGTAGGCGCGGGAACGGTCGCCGCATCCCTGCACGAGGCCTATGCCGCGGCCTTCCCCCAGGCCCGCTTTGCGGTCTGGTCACGGACCCCCGCGACCGCACGCGCCTTTGCCGAGGCGCGGGGCATCGAGCACGCCCCCGACCTTGCCACCGCCGTGCCCGAGGCCGACATCGTCACCTGCGCCACAATGTCGACGACCCCCCTGTTGCGTGGTGACTGGCTGCGCCCCGGCCAACATATCGACCTGATCGGGGCCTATCGACCCGACATGCGCGAGGCGGATGACGCGGTTCTGCGGCGCGCCACGATCCACGTGGACAGCCGGGACACCACGCTCGACCACATCGGAGAGTTGAAGATACCGCTGGCCGCCGGGGTCATCGCGCGAGACGCCGTCCGCGCTGACTATTACGACGCGAACGGCATGCAGCGCACCTCGCAGGAAGAGATCACGTTGTTCAAGAACGGTGGCGGGGCGCACCTGGACCTGATGACCGCCCGCTATATCATTGATACGGCAGGCTGA
- the fghA gene encoding S-formylglutathione hydrolase, whose protein sequence is MKTLSENRCFGGTQGVYAHASDGTGTEMTFGLFLPPAPTGAVLWYLSGLTCTHENAMTKAGLQAWAADTGIAIVFPDTSPRGEGVPDEEAYDMGQGAGFYVDATEGVWARHFQMERYITRDLPEVVFSAFDLDADRQGITGHSMGGHGALTLALKHPGTYRSVSAFAPICNPSASDWGTPQLTAYTGGAEAHDATRLLSVGGKLPPCLIDTGTSDQFYDKLGTEAFVAALAQTRTEASVNLRKGYDHSYFFVSTFAPDHVAFHAEHLA, encoded by the coding sequence ATGAAAACCCTCTCTGAAAACCGCTGCTTTGGCGGCACCCAGGGTGTCTATGCCCATGCCTCGGACGGGACCGGGACCGAAATGACCTTTGGCCTGTTTCTGCCGCCCGCGCCGACGGGCGCCGTGCTGTGGTATCTGTCGGGCCTGACCTGCACCCATGAGAACGCGATGACCAAGGCCGGATTGCAGGCCTGGGCCGCCGACACGGGGATCGCCATCGTCTTTCCCGACACCTCGCCGCGCGGCGAAGGTGTTCCCGACGAGGAGGCTTATGACATGGGCCAGGGCGCGGGGTTCTACGTGGATGCGACCGAAGGCGTCTGGGCCCGGCATTTCCAGATGGAACGCTACATCACGCGCGACCTGCCGGAGGTCGTCTTTTCCGCCTTCGACCTGGACGCGGACCGGCAGGGCATCACCGGCCATTCCATGGGCGGTCACGGGGCGCTGACACTGGCGCTGAAACATCCGGGCACCTACCGATCCGTCTCGGCCTTCGCGCCGATCTGCAACCCGTCCGCCAGCGATTGGGGCACGCCCCAGCTGACCGCCTATACCGGTGGGGCCGAGGCGCATGACGCCACGCGCCTGCTGTCGGTGGGCGGCAAACTGCCACCCTGCCTGATCGACACAGGCACTTCGGATCAGTTCTACGACAAATTGGGGACGGAGGCCTTTGTGGCCGCCCTGGCCCAAACCCGCACAGAGGCCTCGGTCAACCTGCGCAAGGGATACGACCACAGCTATTTCTTCGTCAGCACATTTGCCCCCGATCACGTCGCCTTCCACGCAGAGCATCTGGCATGA
- a CDS encoding AEC family transporter: MLAIFLKTIPFFALIGLGYLAGRTRFFTAEATAYLTKFVFYFALSAMLFNFAANLTLAEIFDTRFIIAYLWGCGVVYLIATAVGFLRGLPITESAVEAQCAVIGNVGFLGIPMFVLLLGPESAGPMLMVLSTDLIVFSSLIVILITGSRDGRIALSTLRTVGLGLVKNPMIVSMIAGLAWSATGRQLWVPVNEFLTLLGAAATPGALFAIGASLAGKTAERISVAGWLTFCKLVLHPAAVALAALVIFPVGDPFAATVMISAAALPVAGNVYMLAQHYGVAPQRVSAAILVSTAVSIVTVSVIIGLLTGGI; the protein is encoded by the coding sequence ATGCTCGCGATCTTTTTGAAAACGATACCCTTCTTTGCCCTGATCGGGTTGGGCTATCTTGCGGGCCGGACCAGGTTCTTTACCGCCGAGGCCACGGCCTATCTGACGAAATTCGTCTTTTACTTCGCGCTGTCCGCGATGCTGTTCAACTTTGCCGCCAACCTGACCCTGGCCGAGATCTTCGATACAAGGTTCATCATCGCCTACCTCTGGGGGTGCGGCGTGGTCTATCTGATCGCGACTGCGGTGGGCTTTCTGCGCGGGCTGCCCATCACGGAATCGGCGGTCGAGGCGCAATGTGCCGTCATCGGGAACGTCGGCTTTCTCGGCATTCCGATGTTCGTCCTGCTGTTGGGTCCAGAAAGCGCGGGGCCCATGCTGATGGTCCTGTCGACCGACTTGATCGTCTTTTCCTCGCTGATCGTGATCCTGATTACCGGGTCGCGCGACGGGCGCATCGCGCTGTCGACCCTGCGCACGGTCGGGCTGGGACTGGTCAAGAACCCGATGATCGTCTCGATGATTGCCGGCCTGGCCTGGTCGGCCACCGGGCGACAGCTGTGGGTGCCCGTCAACGAATTCCTGACCCTGCTGGGGGCCGCCGCGACGCCCGGCGCGCTGTTCGCCATCGGGGCCTCGCTTGCGGGCAAGACGGCCGAGCGGATCTCGGTCGCGGGCTGGCTGACCTTTTGCAAGCTAGTGCTGCACCCGGCCGCCGTCGCGCTGGCCGCGCTGGTGATCTTTCCGGTGGGTGACCCGTTCGCGGCCACGGTCATGATCTCTGCCGCAGCCCTGCCGGTGGCGGGCAACGTCTATATGCTGGCGCAACACTACGGCGTGGCCCCGCAACGGGTCAGCGCCGCAATTCTTGTGTCGACTGCGGTGTCCATTGTCACCGTGTCGGTCATCATCGGTCTGCTCACAGGAGGCATCTGA
- a CDS encoding LacI family DNA-binding transcriptional regulator: protein MSATLKDVAQRAGVSTSAVSRTFTDGASVSAKMRQKVEKAASELGYQPNFLARSLTTRRTKLIGLVSNNFHNPIFLEVFDLFTRGLQDRGLRPLLVNLSNETDPEQSVQMLHQYSVDGVVVASSTLPPAFSKAFRDRGMAVVNTFGRYSSSPQVHVVGIDNAEAGRMAATELMARGYRSVAFLGGPEAATSTQDRLKGFREVLANHPDVTVTHSFAEAYSFQAGRTEMLRLAKAPLAEAYFCGDDVLSIGALSALRDVGKRVPEDVGVIGFNDMEMSGWENIALTTIRQPIKQIVNSSVELMAAMLDEPDRYPEARLFPCHVVDRSTLRPKV, encoded by the coding sequence ATGTCGGCAACCTTGAAGGACGTGGCACAACGGGCGGGGGTCTCGACATCGGCGGTATCGCGAACCTTCACCGACGGGGCCTCCGTCTCGGCCAAGATGCGCCAGAAAGTCGAGAAAGCGGCGTCAGAGCTGGGATATCAGCCCAATTTCCTCGCCCGCAGCCTGACGACCCGCCGCACCAAGCTGATCGGGCTGGTGTCCAACAACTTCCACAACCCGATCTTCCTGGAGGTTTTCGACCTGTTCACGCGTGGCTTGCAGGATCGCGGGCTCCGCCCCCTGCTGGTCAATCTGAGCAATGAAACCGATCCCGAACAATCGGTCCAGATGCTGCATCAATACTCGGTCGACGGGGTGGTCGTCGCCTCTTCGACCCTGCCGCCCGCCTTTTCCAAGGCGTTCCGGGACCGGGGCATGGCCGTGGTCAACACCTTCGGTCGCTATTCCAGCAGCCCGCAGGTCCACGTCGTCGGCATCGACAACGCCGAAGCCGGGCGCATGGCCGCGACGGAACTGATGGCGCGGGGCTATCGGTCGGTTGCGTTTCTGGGCGGGCCCGAGGCGGCGACCTCGACCCAGGACCGCCTGAAGGGCTTCCGAGAGGTGCTGGCCAACCACCCGGACGTGACCGTCACCCATTCCTTCGCAGAGGCCTATTCCTTTCAGGCGGGCCGCACCGAAATGCTGCGCCTGGCCAAGGCCCCCCTGGCCGAGGCCTATTTCTGCGGCGACGACGTCCTGTCCATCGGCGCGCTCAGCGCGCTGCGGGATGTTGGAAAACGCGTGCCCGAAGACGTGGGCGTCATCGGCTTCAACGATATGGAGATGTCGGGCTGGGAGAACATCGCGCTCACCACCATCCGCCAGCCGATCAAGCAGATCGTGAATTCCTCGGTCGAACTCATGGCCGCCATGCTGGATGAGCCGGACCGTTACCCCGAGGCGCGGCTTTTCCCGTGCCACGTTGTGGACCGGTCGACCCTGCGCCCCAAGGTTTGA
- a CDS encoding ATP-binding cassette domain-containing protein: MDPIIRMLDIQKHFGSVIALAGVTVDFYPGECHCLLGDNGAGKSTFIKTMSGVHKPTSGEIFFEGQPMHFSDPRDSIAAGIATVYQDLAMIPLMSVSRNFFMGNEPIKKIVGLPFFDHDHANEVTMAEMRKMGINLRGPDQAVGTLSGGERQTVAIARAVYFGAKVLILDEPTSALGVRQTANVLATVDKVRKQGVSVVFITHNVRHAMAVGDRFTVLNRGKTFGTAMKGEITPEELQDMMAGGQELATLEGSLGGTV; the protein is encoded by the coding sequence ATGGATCCGATCATCCGCATGCTCGATATCCAGAAACACTTCGGCTCGGTCATCGCGCTGGCCGGGGTGACGGTGGATTTCTATCCGGGCGAATGCCACTGCCTGCTGGGCGACAACGGGGCGGGCAAGTCGACCTTCATCAAGACCATGTCGGGGGTGCACAAGCCCACCTCGGGCGAGATCTTCTTCGAAGGTCAGCCGATGCATTTTTCGGACCCACGAGACAGCATCGCGGCGGGAATCGCGACCGTCTATCAGGATCTGGCAATGATCCCGCTCATGTCGGTCAGCCGGAATTTCTTCATGGGCAATGAGCCGATCAAGAAAATCGTGGGCCTGCCGTTCTTCGACCATGACCATGCCAACGAGGTCACCATGGCCGAGATGCGCAAGATGGGCATCAACCTGCGCGGCCCGGACCAAGCCGTCGGCACCCTGTCGGGCGGCGAGCGGCAGACGGTGGCCATTGCGCGCGCCGTCTATTTCGGGGCCAAGGTCCTGATCCTGGACGAGCCGACCTCGGCGCTGGGCGTGCGGCAGACGGCAAACGTGCTGGCCACGGTGGACAAGGTCCGCAAGCAGGGCGTTTCGGTCGTCTTCATCACCCACAACGTGCGCCATGCCATGGCCGTGGGCGACCGGTTCACGGTGCTGAACCGGGGCAAGACATTCGGCACCGCCATGAAGGGAGAGATCACGCCCGAGGAGTTGCAGGACATGATGGCCGGTGGTCAGGAATTGGCCACGTTGGAGGGATCGCTGGGCGGCACCGTCTAG
- the mbfA gene encoding iron exporter MbfA, translating into MLSSFTFRRRFRDLSEQEVLALAISSEEDDARIYRSYAEHLRADFPDSATVFDGMAAEEDTHRRRLIDLHEARFGHVIPLIRREHVAGFYARKPVWLVENLSLDRIRGEAAAMEHDAHAFYLRAAQASSDPATRKLLGDLAAAEAGHEARAGELGDAVSDDARAAEDDQAHRQFVLTWVQPGLAGLMDGSVSTLAPIFAVAFATQDTWTTFLVGLAASVGAGISMGFTEAASDDGQLSGRGSPLKRGFASGIMTTVGGLGHALPYLIPNFTLATSIAIAVVFVELWAIAWIQNRWMETPFWRATLQVVVGGALVLAAGVLIGSG; encoded by the coding sequence ATGCTGAGCAGCTTCACTTTCCGCCGACGATTCCGGGACCTTTCCGAGCAGGAGGTGCTGGCCCTCGCCATTTCGTCCGAAGAAGACGACGCCCGCATCTACCGATCCTATGCCGAACACCTGCGCGCCGATTTCCCCGACAGCGCGACCGTCTTCGACGGCATGGCCGCCGAGGAAGACACCCACCGCCGCCGCCTCATCGACCTGCACGAAGCGCGCTTTGGCCATGTCATCCCGCTGATCCGGCGCGAACACGTGGCCGGATTCTATGCGCGCAAGCCGGTCTGGCTGGTCGAGAACCTGTCGCTGGATCGCATCCGCGGCGAAGCCGCCGCGATGGAGCACGACGCGCACGCCTTCTATCTGCGGGCCGCCCAGGCCTCGTCCGACCCGGCGACGCGCAAATTGCTGGGGGATCTGGCCGCCGCCGAAGCCGGGCACGAGGCCCGCGCCGGCGAGTTGGGGGACGCCGTGTCAGACGATGCGCGCGCGGCAGAAGACGACCAGGCCCACCGCCAGTTCGTCCTGACCTGGGTTCAGCCGGGGCTGGCCGGGTTGATGGACGGCTCGGTTTCCACCCTGGCACCGATCTTTGCGGTGGCCTTCGCCACGCAGGACACCTGGACGACATTTCTGGTCGGCCTCGCAGCCAGCGTCGGGGCAGGCATTTCCATGGGCTTTACCGAGGCGGCGTCAGACGACGGACAATTGTCGGGGCGTGGTTCACCGCTGAAACGGGGCTTTGCCTCGGGCATCATGACGACCGTGGGCGGATTGGGGCACGCCCTGCCTTACCTGATCCCGAATTTCACCCTGGCCACCAGCATCGCCATCGCCGTCGTCTTCGTAGAACTCTGGGCGATTGCCTGGATTCAGAACCGCTGGATGGAAACGCCGTTCTGGCGGGCCACGTTGCAGGTGGTCGTCGGCGGCGCCCTGGTGTTGGCGGCGGGCGTCTTGATCGGGTCCGGTTAG